The Brachyhypopomus gauderio isolate BG-103 chromosome 7, BGAUD_0.2, whole genome shotgun sequence genome has a window encoding:
- the LOC143518746 gene encoding uncharacterized protein LOC143518746 isoform X2 — translation MATDLTVSEPAEPTNESELVEDEEHWLYGDENSKNQTVHSETREKGAVLDGSISTEHKNNAEQAAKSVEEEEEEESDSDDDDVKVTIGNIKTGAPTYMGTGINLNIKPVRGYTGASANKLPSKGVDMESLGGFNGHAVEAETDMYEDKPWRKPGADLSDYFNYGFNEESWKLYCEKQRRLVLGLEPCLPPSFHNKITVQQGRTVSLEKDAESSVVKMDFKSDFPAQAMAASSRLKAGPPPNRKMAGTIDVIGGQTGTIRRVEGRRREMQEQNPIQVLGDHGNKTQPLTPPTGPPPLPIGVPPPHFLHRPPPVSGMPPHMQPPGIPPPTLPGIFPPPLAPPPNLIMPPVNSRCPTSTYGNRAPPPFGYNSADPNYITYPPVSSAHVQWGSMMEKGGGGAGCGGAGHWDHQASRREREREVDREQDRGERAGANEYNEDERYRYYARERDSFHHAGDSSRGREEHSGRDRRLRDKEEGSKHKSSKRKQHDDDGSGGDGHRRHKHKKSKRGKEERGVAEDVGGQEAEREHRD, via the exons ATGGCCACTGATTTGACAGTCTCGGAACCAGCGGAACCGACCAATGAGTCCGAACTTGTCGAAGATGAAGAGCATTGGCTATATGGGG ATGAAAACTCCAAGAATCAGACTGTACACAGTGAGACGAG AGAAAAGGGAGCTGTTCTGGATGGCAGTATCAGCACGGAGCACAAGAACAATGCAGAACAG GCAGCCAAAAGcgtggaagaggaggaagaagaggaaagcgatagtgatgatgatgatgtcaagGTCACCATTGGCAACATCAAGACAGGGGCTCCTACATACAT GGGGACTGGGATTAACCTTAATATAAAACCAGTGCGGGGGTACACAGGGGCATCTGCTA ACAAGCTTCCGTCTAAAGGAGTGGACATGGAGTCTCTCGGGGGCTTTAATGGACATGCGGTGGAAGCAGAGACAGATATGTATGAGGACAAGCCGTGGAGGAAGCCAG gtgctgaTCTGTCAGATTATTTTAACTACGGTTTTAATGAAGAGTCATGGAAACTGTACTGTGAGAAGCAGCGAAGACTTGTGCTGGGTCTGGAGCCCTGTCTGCCTCCCAGTTTCCACAACAAAATCACA GTCCAGCAGGGTAGGACGGTCAGTTTGGAGAAGGACGCTGAAAGCTCTGTGGTCAAGATGGACTTTAAATCAGACTTTCCTGCACAAGCCATGGCAGCTAGCAGCAGGCTGAAGGCTGGGCCTCCACCCAACAG GAAAATGGCCGGAACAATTGATGTGATTGGTGGACAGACCGGAACAATTCGCCGGGTCGAGGGTCGTAGGAGGGAGATGCAGGAACAGAATCCTATTCAG GTTCTTGGTGATCATGGCAACAAGACACAACCTTTAACTCCACCCACAGGTCCACCTCCTCTCCCAATAGGAGTGCCTCCTCCACACTTCCTGCATCGCCCACCTCCGGTATCCGGCATGCCCCCACACATGCAACCACCAG GTATTCCTCCACCTACTCTTCCAG GTATTTTCCCACCTCCTCTGGCCCCTCCACCAAACCTGATCATGCCACCTGTCAACAG CCGGTGTCCCACATCCACCTATGGGAACAGAGCGCCCCCTCCCTTTGGATACAACAGTGCAG ACCCTAATTACATCACCTACCCCCCGGTGTCCTCTGCACACGTGCAGTGGGGCTCGATGATGGAGAAGGGAGGAGGTGGGGCCGGCTGCGGAGGGGCGGGGCACTGGGACCACCAGGCCTCCCGGCGAGAACGGGAACGGGAGGTGGACAGGGAGCAGGACAGAGGAGAACGAGCAGGCGCAAATGAATACAA CGAGGACGAGCGCTACCGTTACTACGCCCGCGAACGTGACAGCTTCCACCACGCTGGTGACAGTAGTCGAGGCAGAGAGGAGCATTCTGGGAGAGACCGGCGCCTCCGAGACAAGGAAGAAGGCAGCAAACACAAGTCTTCCAAACG CAAACAGCACGATGATGACGGCAGTGGCGGAGACGGCCATCGGAGGCACAAGCACAAGAAGAGTAAACGTGGGAAGGAGGAGCGTGGCGTGGCGGAGGACGTGGGCGGGCAGGAGGCCGAGCGTGAGCACAGGGACTAG
- the LOC143518750 gene encoding U3 small nucleolar RNA-associated protein 14 homolog A — MAQCRSTESEDSVQRIAAAAMKDMEDYGDEHLSTDDENVISASEDEEGSDDERKHAKLLEAISSLGGRRRKKQVERSEASGQVSEFSVTAEGAGEKINLCDLLGTMEKTHGAPSKTKKQLKNLQNCKHTLELPLSRQQTEKIQRTVAYEKSTEEVSRWQNVIIQNNRADQLVFPLKQEPVGPKRMEQVVAGWKAQTPLEQEIFSILHSNRQPIHDPVLTPAEEASVKAMSLEEAKIRRAELQKARALQSYYEAKAKRGRKIKSKKYHKVQKKAKRKEFLKQFDEMMKTNPTAALEELKKMELSRMEERMSLKHQNSGKWAKSRAIMAKYDESARSAMQEQLQLNKELTQKLVAPDEEEEEEEEANALPDFVNDVEPVAGSVNPWMRGKLSSEVSGPDVCDVTAEPDVCDVTAEPDVCDVTAEPDVCGVSGREQGQHGQEEEEEQLLKEFERKRKLRRDEEEDLVVQPREEHGRTSPVNMLEQVTREEVVGEGVVEISDDHKEEEEEEEEEEGAEVVSEFNSLFNRLMQSGRAQPQQVQAQGEELLDEGLVHVRTMDDLEALEEDEIAGPSKPAPDSATPTPSTGATTEPPSKKKKGIDPNEVLTKEAKSIVVPLVPTMMEEEEESFAEQAAVIKEAFAGDDVISDFLKDKRKQEEAGRPKVVDLTLPGWGEWGGGGLKPSRHKRRKFRQKAAPLPVRKDQKLPAVIISEKRNASIAAHQVSQLPYPFQNIGQFESCIRTPVGQTWNTQNTVKKMTAPRVVTKLGTIIQPMAKQDFLKEKKDPAVSQRGTIFLEGNKKKGKKRKSR, encoded by the exons ATGGCTCAATGCCGCAGCACAGAGAGTGAAGACTCCGTCCAaag AATTGCAGCTGCAGCCATGAAGGATATGGAAGACTATGGAGACGAGCATCTGTCGACGGATGATGAAAACGTCATCAGTGCCAGTGAAGATGAA GAGGGCAGTGACGATGAGAGGAAGCATGCCAAGCTGTTGGAGGCCATCAGCTCTCTGGGAGGAAGGAGAAG GAAGAAGCAGGTGGAGAGGTCAGAGGCGAGTGGCCAGGTCTCCGAATTCTCAGTCACGGCGGAAGGAGCTGGAGAAAAGATCAACCTGTGTGATCTGCTGGGCACCATGGAGAAGACACATGGAGCCCCCAGTAAGACCAAGAAGCAGCTGAAGAACCTGCAGAATTGcaaacacacactggagctgccACTCAGCAGACAACAGACGGAGAAG ATCCAAAGGACGGTGGCCTATGAGAAAAGTACTGAAGAAGTGTCCCGGTGGCAGAACGTGATCATCCAAAACAACAGGGCGGATCAGCTGGTCTTTCCGCTCAAGCAGGAGCCAGTGGGACCTAAACGCATGGAACAAGTGGTGGCTGgctggaag GCTCAGACACCGCTGGAGCAGGAGATCTTCAGCATCCTCCACAGTAACAGACAGCCTATCCACGACCCGGTGCTCACGCCTGCAGAGGAGGCCTCAGTAAAGGCCATGAGTCTTGAGGAG GCAAAGATCCGGCGTGCCGAGCTCCAGAAGGCAAGAGCCCTGCAGTCTTACTATGAAGCAAAAGCCAAGAGGGGGAGGAAGATCAAGAGCAAGAA GTACCATAAGGTACAGAAGAAAGCCAAACGGAAGGAATTCCTGAAGCAGTTTGACGAGATGATGAAGACCAACCCCACTGCAGCTCTGGAGGAGCTGAAGAAGATGGAGCTGTCCAGGATGGAG GAGAGAATGTCCCTAAAGCATCAGAACAGTGGTAAATGGGCCAAGTCGAGGGCCATCATGGCCAAGTATGATGAGTCG gctcgTAGCGCCATGCAGGAGCAGCTGCAGCTGAATAAGGAGCTGACTCAGAAGCTTGTGGCTCctgacgaggaggaggaggaggaagaagaagcaaACGCTCTTCCTGATTTTGTGAATGACGTTGAGCCTGTCGCTGGCTCTGTGAACCCATGGATGAGGGGCAAGCTGAGTAGTGAGGTTTCAGGGCCAGACGTCTGTGATGTCACGGCGGAGCCAGACGTCTGTGATGTCACGGCGGAGCCAGACGTCTGTGATGTCACGGCGGAGCCAGACGTCTGTGGTGTATCGGGTCGAGAGCAAGGACAGCATGgccaggaagaggaggaggaacagcTGCTCAAGGAGTTTGAAAGGAAGCGTAAATTAAGGcgagatgaggaagaggatctGGTCGTACAGCCCCGAGAGGAGCATGGGA GGACCTCGCCAGTGAACATGCTAGAACAGGTGACCAGAGAAGAAGTGGTCGGTGAGGGCGTGGTGGAAATTTCCGATGATCacaaggaagaggaggaggaggaggaggaggaggaaggagctGAGGTTGTGTCTGAGTTTAACAGCCTCTTTAACAGACTGATGCAGAGTGGGAGGGCGCAGCCACAGCAGGTCCAGGCACAGGGGGAGGAGCTCCTGGACGAGGGGCTCGTTCACGTCCGGACCATGGACGACCTGGAAGCCCTGGAGGAAGATGAGATAGCGGGGCCCAGCAAACCTGCACCTGACtcggccacgcccacccccaGCACAGGGGCTACTACTGAACCGCCCAGCAAGAAGAAGAAAGGAATCGATCCCAATGAAGTTCTCACTAAAGAGGCCAAGTCCATTGTGGTCCCTCTAGTGCCAACAATgatggaagaggaggaagag AGCTTTGCTGAACAAGCAGCCGTCATTAAGGAGGCCTTCGCTGGAGATGATGTCATCTCCGATTTCCTGAAAGACAAGAGGAAACAGGAAGAGGCGGGACGACCCAAAGTGGTGGACCTGACCCTGCCTGgctggggggagtgggggggaggCGGCCTGAAGCCCTCCCGTCATAAGCGCAGGAA ATTTCGTCAGAAAGCAGCTCCCCTCCCTGTGAGGAAGGACCAGAAACTGCCTGCAGTCATCATCTCTGAGAAGCGCAATGCCTCCATAGCTGCCCATCAG gtgaGCCAGCTCCCGTACCCCTTCCAGAACATCGGGCAGTTTGAGAGTTGCATACGGACCCCCGTCGGCCAGACGTGGAACACCCAGAACACGGTGAAGAAGATGACCGCCCCCAGGGTGGTCACCAAGCTGGGCACCATCATCCAGCCCATGGCCAAACAGGACTTCCTGAAGGAGAAGAAAGACCCAGCGGTGTCCCAGCGAGGCACCATATTTCTAGAGGGGAACAAAAAGAAAGGCAAGAAGAGGAAGTCGAGGTGA
- the LOC143518748 gene encoding putative defense protein Hdd11 yields the protein MDRVLLATLLFQVWTPGLGFGQGAPRSTCESMTPEHGVNAQITPSPYTISVSDMTFHTGSPITVVIRGADYMGVLLQARSSNGTQAVGTWGTAPSHTKHLECSQIKQGAITHSDANTKNNNTVFTWNPPATSNSIYFIATIAKTKNEYWLNVTSEKLTGGSADLKMATTPALLLLTLLTSTVFQS from the exons ATGGATAGGGTGCTTTTGGCCACTCTGCTCTTCCAGGTTTGGACTCCTGGGCTAGGCTTTGGACAAGGGGCACCACGCTCAACCTGTGAATCTATGACCCCAGAACATGGGGTGAATGCGCAGATAACCCCAAGTCCTTACACCATCAGTGTGAGCGACATGACATTCCACACTGGCAGTCCTATCACAg TGGTCATCAGAGGTGCAGACTACATGGGAGTGCTTCTGCAGGCGAGGTCGAGCAACGGCACCCAAGCTGTGGGCACCTGGGGTACCGCACCAAGTCATACCaaacatttagag TGCTCACAAATAAAGCAAGGAGCCATTACACATAGTGACGCGAACACAAAGAACAACAATACCGTGTTCACCTGGAATCCCCCAGCCACCTCCAACAGTATCTATTTCAT AGCCACCATAGCCAAAACCAAAAATGAATACTGGTTAAACGTCACATCAGAAAAACTGACTGGAG GCTCAGCTGATCTTAAGATGGCCACCACACCTGCCCTCCTGCTTCTCACCCTGCTGACATCAACCGTGTTTCAGAGCTAG
- the LOC143518746 gene encoding uncharacterized protein LOC143518746 isoform X1 — MHYCRSRQPQIFVYISQSDICLKSACVSYIFLCSQPDENSKNQTVHSETREKGAVLDGSISTEHKNNAEQAAKSVEEEEEEESDSDDDDVKVTIGNIKTGAPTYMGTGINLNIKPVRGYTGASANKLPSKGVDMESLGGFNGHAVEAETDMYEDKPWRKPGADLSDYFNYGFNEESWKLYCEKQRRLVLGLEPCLPPSFHNKITVQQGRTVSLEKDAESSVVKMDFKSDFPAQAMAASSRLKAGPPPNRKMAGTIDVIGGQTGTIRRVEGRRREMQEQNPIQVLGDHGNKTQPLTPPTGPPPLPIGVPPPHFLHRPPPVSGMPPHMQPPGIPPPTLPGIFPPPLAPPPNLIMPPVNSRCPTSTYGNRAPPPFGYNSADPNYITYPPVSSAHVQWGSMMEKGGGGAGCGGAGHWDHQASRREREREVDREQDRGERAGANEYNEDERYRYYARERDSFHHAGDSSRGREEHSGRDRRLRDKEEGSKHKSSKRKQHDDDGSGGDGHRRHKHKKSKRGKEERGVAEDVGGQEAEREHRD; from the exons ATGCATTATTGTCGAAGCAGGCAACCACAAATATTCGTTTACATATCGCAATCGGACATCTGCCTAAAATCGGCTTGTGTATCATATATTTTTCTATGTTCTCAACCAGATGAAAACTCCAAGAATCAGACTGTACACAGTGAGACGAG AGAAAAGGGAGCTGTTCTGGATGGCAGTATCAGCACGGAGCACAAGAACAATGCAGAACAG GCAGCCAAAAGcgtggaagaggaggaagaagaggaaagcgatagtgatgatgatgatgtcaagGTCACCATTGGCAACATCAAGACAGGGGCTCCTACATACAT GGGGACTGGGATTAACCTTAATATAAAACCAGTGCGGGGGTACACAGGGGCATCTGCTA ACAAGCTTCCGTCTAAAGGAGTGGACATGGAGTCTCTCGGGGGCTTTAATGGACATGCGGTGGAAGCAGAGACAGATATGTATGAGGACAAGCCGTGGAGGAAGCCAG gtgctgaTCTGTCAGATTATTTTAACTACGGTTTTAATGAAGAGTCATGGAAACTGTACTGTGAGAAGCAGCGAAGACTTGTGCTGGGTCTGGAGCCCTGTCTGCCTCCCAGTTTCCACAACAAAATCACA GTCCAGCAGGGTAGGACGGTCAGTTTGGAGAAGGACGCTGAAAGCTCTGTGGTCAAGATGGACTTTAAATCAGACTTTCCTGCACAAGCCATGGCAGCTAGCAGCAGGCTGAAGGCTGGGCCTCCACCCAACAG GAAAATGGCCGGAACAATTGATGTGATTGGTGGACAGACCGGAACAATTCGCCGGGTCGAGGGTCGTAGGAGGGAGATGCAGGAACAGAATCCTATTCAG GTTCTTGGTGATCATGGCAACAAGACACAACCTTTAACTCCACCCACAGGTCCACCTCCTCTCCCAATAGGAGTGCCTCCTCCACACTTCCTGCATCGCCCACCTCCGGTATCCGGCATGCCCCCACACATGCAACCACCAG GTATTCCTCCACCTACTCTTCCAG GTATTTTCCCACCTCCTCTGGCCCCTCCACCAAACCTGATCATGCCACCTGTCAACAG CCGGTGTCCCACATCCACCTATGGGAACAGAGCGCCCCCTCCCTTTGGATACAACAGTGCAG ACCCTAATTACATCACCTACCCCCCGGTGTCCTCTGCACACGTGCAGTGGGGCTCGATGATGGAGAAGGGAGGAGGTGGGGCCGGCTGCGGAGGGGCGGGGCACTGGGACCACCAGGCCTCCCGGCGAGAACGGGAACGGGAGGTGGACAGGGAGCAGGACAGAGGAGAACGAGCAGGCGCAAATGAATACAA CGAGGACGAGCGCTACCGTTACTACGCCCGCGAACGTGACAGCTTCCACCACGCTGGTGACAGTAGTCGAGGCAGAGAGGAGCATTCTGGGAGAGACCGGCGCCTCCGAGACAAGGAAGAAGGCAGCAAACACAAGTCTTCCAAACG CAAACAGCACGATGATGACGGCAGTGGCGGAGACGGCCATCGGAGGCACAAGCACAAGAAGAGTAAACGTGGGAAGGAGGAGCGTGGCGTGGCGGAGGACGTGGGCGGGCAGGAGGCCGAGCGTGAGCACAGGGACTAG
- the LOC143518746 gene encoding uncharacterized protein LOC143518746 isoform X3 — protein sequence MGTGINLNIKPVRGYTGASANKLPSKGVDMESLGGFNGHAVEAETDMYEDKPWRKPGADLSDYFNYGFNEESWKLYCEKQRRLVLGLEPCLPPSFHNKITVQQGRTVSLEKDAESSVVKMDFKSDFPAQAMAASSRLKAGPPPNRKMAGTIDVIGGQTGTIRRVEGRRREMQEQNPIQVLGDHGNKTQPLTPPTGPPPLPIGVPPPHFLHRPPPVSGMPPHMQPPGIPPPTLPGIFPPPLAPPPNLIMPPVNSRCPTSTYGNRAPPPFGYNSADPNYITYPPVSSAHVQWGSMMEKGGGGAGCGGAGHWDHQASRREREREVDREQDRGERAGANEYNEDERYRYYARERDSFHHAGDSSRGREEHSGRDRRLRDKEEGSKHKSSKRKQHDDDGSGGDGHRRHKHKKSKRGKEERGVAEDVGGQEAEREHRD from the exons AT GGGGACTGGGATTAACCTTAATATAAAACCAGTGCGGGGGTACACAGGGGCATCTGCTA ACAAGCTTCCGTCTAAAGGAGTGGACATGGAGTCTCTCGGGGGCTTTAATGGACATGCGGTGGAAGCAGAGACAGATATGTATGAGGACAAGCCGTGGAGGAAGCCAG gtgctgaTCTGTCAGATTATTTTAACTACGGTTTTAATGAAGAGTCATGGAAACTGTACTGTGAGAAGCAGCGAAGACTTGTGCTGGGTCTGGAGCCCTGTCTGCCTCCCAGTTTCCACAACAAAATCACA GTCCAGCAGGGTAGGACGGTCAGTTTGGAGAAGGACGCTGAAAGCTCTGTGGTCAAGATGGACTTTAAATCAGACTTTCCTGCACAAGCCATGGCAGCTAGCAGCAGGCTGAAGGCTGGGCCTCCACCCAACAG GAAAATGGCCGGAACAATTGATGTGATTGGTGGACAGACCGGAACAATTCGCCGGGTCGAGGGTCGTAGGAGGGAGATGCAGGAACAGAATCCTATTCAG GTTCTTGGTGATCATGGCAACAAGACACAACCTTTAACTCCACCCACAGGTCCACCTCCTCTCCCAATAGGAGTGCCTCCTCCACACTTCCTGCATCGCCCACCTCCGGTATCCGGCATGCCCCCACACATGCAACCACCAG GTATTCCTCCACCTACTCTTCCAG GTATTTTCCCACCTCCTCTGGCCCCTCCACCAAACCTGATCATGCCACCTGTCAACAG CCGGTGTCCCACATCCACCTATGGGAACAGAGCGCCCCCTCCCTTTGGATACAACAGTGCAG ACCCTAATTACATCACCTACCCCCCGGTGTCCTCTGCACACGTGCAGTGGGGCTCGATGATGGAGAAGGGAGGAGGTGGGGCCGGCTGCGGAGGGGCGGGGCACTGGGACCACCAGGCCTCCCGGCGAGAACGGGAACGGGAGGTGGACAGGGAGCAGGACAGAGGAGAACGAGCAGGCGCAAATGAATACAA CGAGGACGAGCGCTACCGTTACTACGCCCGCGAACGTGACAGCTTCCACCACGCTGGTGACAGTAGTCGAGGCAGAGAGGAGCATTCTGGGAGAGACCGGCGCCTCCGAGACAAGGAAGAAGGCAGCAAACACAAGTCTTCCAAACG CAAACAGCACGATGATGACGGCAGTGGCGGAGACGGCCATCGGAGGCACAAGCACAAGAAGAGTAAACGTGGGAAGGAGGAGCGTGGCGTGGCGGAGGACGTGGGCGGGCAGGAGGCCGAGCGTGAGCACAGGGACTAG
- the LOC143518747 gene encoding ADP/ATP translocase 2 yields MSEAAISFAKDFLAGGIAAAVSKTAVAPIERVKLLLQVQHASKQITADKHYKGIVDCVVRIPKEQGFLSFWRGNLANVIRYFPTQALNFAFKDKYKKIFLDGVDKRTQFWRYFAGNLASGGAAGATSLCFVYPLDFARTRLAADVGKANTEREFTGLGNCLVKIFRSDGLKGLYQGFNVSVQGIIIYRAAYFGIYDTAKGMLPDPKNTHIVVSWMIAQTVTAVAGLTSYPFDTVRRRMMMQSGRKGADIMYTGTMDCWKKIARDEGTNAFFKGAWSNVLRGMGGAFVLVIYDELKKVI; encoded by the exons ATGAGTGAAGCCGCAATTTCGTTCGCCAAGGATTTCTTGGCTGGGGGAATCGCCGCCGCAGTCTCCAAGACAGCTGTTGCCCCCATCGAGAGAGTCAAGCTTCTCCTCCAG GTCCAGCATGCCAGCAAGCAGATCACAGCCGACAAGCACTACAAAGGCATTGTGGACTGTGTGGTCCGCATCCCAAAAGAGCAGGGATTCCTGTCCTTCTGGAGAGGAAACCTGGCCAATGTCATCAGGTACTTCCCCACCCAGGCCCTCAACTTCGCCTTCAAGGACAAGTACAAGAAGATCTTCCTTGATGGCGTCGACAAACGTACACAGTTCTGGAGGTATTTCGCTGGCAACCTGGCGTCCGGCGGTGCCGCTGGAGCCACCTCCCTCTGCTTCGTGTACCCGCTCGACTTCGCCAGGACCCGTCTGGCCGCCGACGTGGGGAAAGCCAACACGGAAAGGGAGTTTACCGGTCTTGGCAACTGCCTGGTGAAAATCTTCAGGTCTGATGGCCTGAAGGGGCTATACCAGGGATTCAACGTCTCCGTGCAGGGTATTATCATCTACAGAGCGGCGTACTTTGGCATCTATGACACTGCTAAAG GAATGCTGCCTGACCCCAAGAACACGCACATTGTGGTGAGCTGGATGATTGCGCAGACCGTGACTGCCGTGGCCGGCCTTACCTCCTACCCCTTTGACACGGTCCGCCGTCGTATGATGATGCAGTCCGGACGCAAAGGAG CTGACATCATGTACACTGGTACCATGGACTGCTGGAAGAAGATTGCCCGGGACGAGGGCACCAATGCCTTCTTCAAGGGCGCCTGGTCCAACGTACTCCGAGGCATGGGAGGTGCCTTTGTGCTGGTCATTTACGACGAACTGAAGAAAGTCATTTAA